A window from Rhizosphaericola mali encodes these proteins:
- a CDS encoding DUF2255 family protein — translation MNHQFETEELEKINKADDLKIAPFRSDGVTYGTPTWIWSVVVDGNLYVRAYNGKKGRWYQSAMQQKAGRIYAAGNTFEVVFESVIDAHLNTKIDAAYKSKYASSPYLAPMIALKTKEATVKILLRD, via the coding sequence ATGAATCATCAATTTGAAACAGAAGAACTAGAAAAAATAAATAAAGCAGACGATTTGAAAATCGCACCTTTTCGCTCAGATGGTGTTACGTATGGGACACCAACTTGGATCTGGTCGGTCGTTGTCGATGGCAATCTATATGTGCGCGCATATAATGGGAAAAAGGGGCGTTGGTATCAATCTGCAATGCAACAAAAAGCAGGAAGAATATATGCGGCTGGAAATACTTTTGAAGTTGTGTTTGAATCTGTCATTGATGCTCATCTAAACACTAAAATAGATGCAGCTTATAAATCAAAATACGCTAGTAGTCCTTATTTAGCACCCATGATTGCCTTGAAAACAAAAGAAGCAACAGTGAAAATTTTGTTGAGAGATTAG
- a CDS encoding carboxymuconolactone decarboxylase family protein: MKTAKWRSHFLLILFLLIVQTMNAQNNTLSSAQQSLVKISSLTATGNLDDLKVKLNEGMDAGLTINEIKEALTQLYAYCGFPRSLNSLNTFKTVLDERKAKGISDIVGKEIIVENNVPNKYEQGIKVLEEITKTPQSKPAPGFGEFAPRIDAFLKEHLFADIFAVDVLTYQQRELVTISALASITGVEGQLKAHIGIGKNTGITDDQLAEAADIIQTTINKTQANTIRKIIGVSEVPVIDTDMIVRIAELDILPEYLKEYLQIMNENAALSLVKEKGVISIFPIASVDKPNQIQIVEIYANINAYESHLKTAHFQNYKTSTLKMIKSLKLIDMKALDPNKMMEIFTKLK, encoded by the coding sequence ATGAAAACAGCAAAATGGAGATCTCATTTTTTACTGATTTTATTTTTATTAATAGTACAAACAATGAATGCACAAAATAATACACTCAGTTCAGCACAACAGAGTTTGGTAAAAATCTCCTCTTTAACAGCTACTGGAAATTTAGATGATTTGAAAGTAAAGTTAAACGAAGGTATGGATGCGGGACTGACTATCAACGAGATTAAAGAGGCTTTGACACAATTATACGCCTATTGCGGATTTCCAAGAAGTTTAAATTCTTTGAATACTTTCAAAACGGTTTTGGATGAAAGAAAAGCGAAAGGAATTTCCGATATTGTAGGTAAGGAAATTATAGTTGAAAATAACGTTCCTAACAAATACGAACAAGGGATAAAAGTTTTAGAGGAGATTACGAAAACGCCACAAAGCAAGCCGGCGCCAGGTTTCGGAGAGTTTGCGCCACGAATAGATGCATTTTTGAAAGAACATTTATTTGCCGATATTTTCGCCGTAGATGTTTTAACTTATCAGCAAAGAGAGTTAGTTACGATTTCTGCATTGGCATCGATCACAGGTGTCGAAGGTCAGCTGAAAGCACATATTGGAATTGGGAAAAATACGGGAATTACAGATGATCAATTGGCAGAAGCTGCAGATATAATTCAAACAACGATCAATAAAACACAAGCCAATACAATTCGCAAAATTATTGGAGTCTCAGAAGTTCCGGTTATTGATACAGATATGATAGTTCGCATTGCAGAACTGGATATTTTGCCGGAATATTTGAAAGAATATTTACAGATTATGAATGAGAATGCGGCATTGTCATTAGTGAAAGAAAAAGGAGTTATTTCCATTTTCCCAATAGCATCAGTTGATAAGCCAAATCAAATTCAAATAGTAGAAATCTATGCCAATATAAATGCATACGAATCTCATCTTAAAACGGCACATTTTCAAAACTATAAAACTTCCACTTTAAAGATGATAAAATCGTTAAAATTAATAGATATGAAAGCATTAGATCCAAATAAAATGATGGAAATATTTACCAAATTAAAATAA
- a CDS encoding cupin domain-containing protein: MKNEVLQLSAFPTGEENTAYAKYFTGKSWLATITTNKDLNVPMSNVTFEPGCRNNWHSHTGGQILIVVGGEGLYQEKGKPARHLKVGDVVEIAPNVVHWHGATANSWFSHLAIACNPKTNENNWFEPVTDEDYKKANESK; this comes from the coding sequence ATGAAAAACGAAGTTTTACAATTGAGTGCTTTCCCTACAGGTGAGGAAAATACGGCTTATGCTAAATATTTTACCGGAAAATCTTGGTTGGCAACGATCACAACTAACAAGGATTTGAACGTTCCGATGTCTAACGTAACATTCGAACCTGGTTGCCGCAACAATTGGCATAGTCATACAGGCGGACAGATCTTAATTGTAGTCGGTGGTGAAGGTTTATATCAGGAAAAAGGAAAACCAGCTCGTCATTTGAAAGTTGGTGATGTAGTAGAGATTGCCCCAAATGTAGTGCATTGGCACGGAGCAACCGCCAATAGTTGGTTTTCACATTTAGCAATTGCCTGCAATCCGAAAACCAATGAGAATAATTGGTTTGAGCCTGTTACAGATGAGGACTATAAAAAGGCAAACGAATCAAAATAA